Below is a window of Desulfurococcus amylolyticus Z-533 DNA.
TTCTTTAACAGTATTATGCTTTAAGACCTCCCTGAGCGTTGCCCCCTCGCCGCCACCGATGATTAGAACCCTAGATGGCTTCGGGTGGAGCACCATCGCTGGGTGGACGAGTAGTTCATGGTATAATGCTTCATCGGCTTCCGTGCTCTGTATAAAGTTATCTATTATAAGCGCCTTACCGAAGCCATCTAGCTCGGCGAATATTATCTCCTGGTATGGCGATTTCTCAACAGCGTATACCTTGAGGACCCTTAATAATAGCTTGAATGATCTACCGGCTGGTTCAAATAAGCATAATCCCTCCTCACCGGACACCCTACTTCCCCTCCTTAATCCTTATAAAGTCCTCGATTATCTTATCCCCTGAACTAGTACCTATCCTAGATGCGCCTGCAGCTATTAATGCTAGGGCATCCAGCCCGCGTCTTATACCACCAGACGCTTTCACACCTATCTTACCGGATGCCGCCTTATACAATATATCTACGTCATGTACTGTTGCAACTGATCCAAGGAACCCCGTACATGTTTTCACGAAGTCCGCCCCTGCTTCCACGACTAGCTCCGTCGCCTTCCTCTTCTCCTCGTCACTGAGCAACCCGGTCTCAATGATCACCTTAACGGCTCTAGCCCCCTTGGACCTAGCCGCCTCAACAATTCCTCTTATATCCCTCTTAACGTACTCATAGTTCCTCGACTTGAACAAGTTTATATTCATAACCATGTCTATCTCGCTGGCACCTTGCTCAACAGCTTCAACGGTCTCAGCTATTTTAACTCTTGTAGATGTGTTACCGAGTGGGAAGCCTACTACCACGCCAACATCTATTGTTCTACCAGCTACCTCCCTCACGTACTCAACGAGTGAGAGTGGGATCATGAGTAGTTTAAACCCATATCTCCTAGTGTCCTCGATGTATTTATCAAGTAGCTTTAAATCGGCCTCGGGCTTCAGTAAAGTATGATCAATCATGCCTGCCAGCTCTCTCACACTCAGCTTCTCAACAAACTGTGTAAACAAGTACAACACCTCTTTATTTCTCGGGGTTATCAAGTGAATTAGAAACGAGTTAAAAAAACTAGTGTTGTTTCCCGCTCCTTATTTTCTCAGAGTATTTCTCAGGAGTATATAGCTCCTCATACTCCTTCGGGTTCGATGGCTCGATAACGATGATCCACCCGGCTCCATAGGGGTCCTTATTAAGGAGCTCCGGGGTCGTGGATAGCTCTTCATTTACCTCTACTATCCTACCGCTCACCGGCGCGTAATACGATGACGATGCCTTAATGGAGTCTATTATACCCAGCTCCTCCCCTTTCCTCACTACTCTCCCGACCTCGGGTAGCTCAACCGAGACTATGTCCTTGAGCTCCTTCTGAGCATAGTCGCTTATACCCACCCTGATCCTCCCGTTCTCGAGGAGAGCCCATTCATCTGTCTCAGTGTACCTTCTATCCGTTTTAACAACGTATTTCTTACCCTTAACCTCTACAATGACTTCACTCATGTATC
It encodes the following:
- the deoC gene encoding deoxyribose-phosphate aldolase produces the protein MFTQFVEKLSVRELAGMIDHTLLKPEADLKLLDKYIEDTRRYGFKLLMIPLSLVEYVREVAGRTIDVGVVVGFPLGNTSTRVKIAETVEAVEQGASEIDMVMNINLFKSRNYEYVKRDIRGIVEAARSKGARAVKVIIETGLLSDEEKRKATELVVEAGADFVKTCTGFLGSVATVHDVDILYKAASGKIGVKASGGIRRGLDALALIAAGASRIGTSSGDKIIEDFIRIKEGK
- the gcvH gene encoding glycine cleavage system protein GcvH, with protein sequence MSEVIVEVKGKKYVVKTDRRYTETDEWALLENGRIRVGISDYAQKELKDIVSVELPEVGRVVRKGEELGIIDSIKASSSYYAPVSGRIVEVNEELSTTPELLNKDPYGAGWIIVIEPSNPKEYEELYTPEKYSEKIRSGKQH